The DNA window ATCGTCGCGTCCCTCGAAGATGTAGCCGGTCAGTCCTGCGCCTAGACCGAAGGAGACGTCCTGGTTGATGGGAACCGAGGTGCGGAAGCGGAAGCCCGGGCCAATGTTATTGTCGACGGTCGTGCCCATCATTTGTAGGCCAACGCCGAACCGGGGCTGCTGAGCGTGGGCATCGTCCACAGGTCCTAACAGAAGGCCAAGAGCAAGAACGAGAGCGGCAAATCGCATGAGCGGTGAACGGTAGGTCTCTGGAATCAAGCGAGGAAAAGGATCCGTAGGACAACATCGGCTGGGGCATTGCAGGACCCCGGGAGGATGCCACACGGAACGTAGCCCACTGCGGGAAAATCGTCAACTCTCAGGGGCCGGGTAGAAAGAAGCCACATCCGTGTATCAGGGAAGGCCGACGTCGCGACGGAAAACGTAACGACGGCGTCCGGCGACACCGTAATATACGCTCACAACAGCTGTACGACGTTCATGACCGACGTATCGCCCTCTTCCACCGCTGCTTCCCGCAACGCTGAGCACGGCACCGACACGTGGGACCCGTCGGCCTTTGAGGCGCCCGATTATTACGATCTTGATGATCTATTGTCCGATGAGGCAACGGATATTCGGGACGAGGTCCGGTCGTTTGTGACCGCAGAGGTGCAGCCGATCATCGAAGCGTACGCCCAGCGGGCGGAGTTTCCGAAGGACCTCATTCCGGCGTTTGCCGAGCATGGCCTTTTGGGACCCAATTTGCCGACGGAGTACGGAGGCGGCGGGCACAGCAACATCATTTACGGCCTCATGATGCAGGAGGTGGAGCGAGGCGACTCGGGCCTTCGCTCATTTTGCTCGGTGACGGGCTCGCTGGTGATGTATCCCATCTGGAAGTACGGGACGGAGGCGCAGAAGGAGCGCTGGCTCCCACAGCTAGCGCAGGGCGAGGCCATTGGGTGTTTTGGTCTCACGGAGCCGGACGTTGGGTCAAACCCATCTGAGATGCAGACCCGCTGCCGCCGCGATGGCGACGGCTGGGTTCTGGAGGGACACAAGCGCTGGTCGACGAACGCCACGATTGCGGACGTGGCCGTCATCTGGGCGAAGGATGAGAACGACGTGGTACGCGGGTTCCTCGTGGAGACGGATCGCGATGGAGTGTCGACGCCGACGATCGACGACACGTGGTCGCTCCGGGCGGCCGTCACGAGCGAGGTGGTGCTCGACGAGGTGCGCGTGCCCGACGCCCACCGACTGCCGGGCGTGGAGGGGCTCAAGGGGCCGCTCTCGTGCCTCACGCAGGCGCGCTACGGCATCTGCTGGGGGACGGTGGGGGCGGCGATGGCGTGCTACGACGCGGCCCGTCAGCATGCCCGGAACCGCCACCAGTTTGGCCAGCCCATCGGTGGTTTTCAGCTTATGCAGGAGCGGCTCGTGGAAATGGTACAAGAAATCACGAAAGCACAACTCCTCAACTGGCGCCTCGGCACGCTCAAAGATGGGGGAACGATGCGTCCGCAGCAGGTCTCGCTCGCCAAGCGCAACAACTGCGACATGGCATTGGACGTGGCGCGGTCCGCCCGCCAGATGCTGGGGGGCAACGGGGTGACGAGTCAGTATCCCGTGATGCGCCACATGACGAATCTGGAGAGTGTGGTCACCTACGAGGGCACGCACGAGGTGCACACCCTGGTCGTGGGGCAGGACGTGACCGGGGAGAATGCGTTCGTGTAGTGTATGTAGGTTGGAAGGTGTGGATGTAAGGATGTGGCTCTCTCACGTCCTCATAGTGTTATCCAGTTGCGTTGAGTGCTTACTCAACCTCAGCGACTGAATGGGGACGAACTTCGCCGAAGTCGTTGCAAGCCACAGCCCGAATAACACGATACGTCCACACATTCGCGGATCCATCCCCAACGTCGGTTGCGGATCCGGGATTTTCCTCTTGGGAACCTGTACGTCTCCTGTTGGGGAAACGGTAGCGCCGATCATTTCCGTTATCCGCCACGTCGTTCAGGTCGACAAGGCGGGGGCATTGGCCGTGGGGGGCGTGCCCAGCTTCTTCAGCATGCGATAGTGCGAGCGGATGGACTGCCAGAGGGTGGGATGGTGGTGATACGGAATGCCGTGCTTTTCTGCCACCTCCTCTACAATCCCGCTGATGGCAGGGTAGTGCACGCTGCAGATGCGGGGGAAGAGGTGGTGCTCGATCTGAAAGTTGAGGCCGCCGACGTACCAGCAGACCAGCGGATTCGACCGCGCAAAATTGGCCGTCGTCTTCATCTCGTGGACGAGCCACGCGTCTTCCATCATGTCGTTGCCCTCAGACGTATGGTGCTCAGGCCCTTCGACGACGTGCGCTAATTGAAAAACGACGCCCAGAATGAGCCCGGCCGTCAGGTGCATTGACACGAAGCCGATCGCAAACTGCCACCACGTCACGTCGAGTAGGACGAGCGGCAGCACAATCATATAGCCGTAGTAAAACAGCTTCATGCCGAAGAGGGTGGCCAAGTCCTCCCAGTCATGGGAGATGCCCTGATACGGCCCGAGATCCTCTTCCAAAAGGTACTTGTAGTCTTTCGCAAACACCCAGAAGAGTGTTGAGAAGCTGTACACGGCAAAGCCGTACCAGTGCTGCACCCGATGGAACCAGTAATGCTCCGACTCGGGCGAGAGCCGCAGTAGTGGCGACACCTCCAGGTCTTCGTCGATCCCCTGAATGTTGGTGTAGGTGTGGTGGATCACGTTGTGGGTGATCTTCCACAGGTAGCTGCTGGCGCCCAGCAGGTCGAACGTGAGGCCGAGCCCGTAATTCACGGTCTTGTTCGACGAGTAGGCGCCGTGGAGGGCATCGTGCGAGATGCTGAATCCGCAGCCGGCGATGCCCACGCCCATAACAAGGGCGAGCCCGAGCATGAGCCACACTCCAAGGCCACCGAACAGGATGAGGAAGTAGGGGACGAAGACCATTGCGAGCATAGCGACCGTCTTCACGACCATCCGCGTGTTCGCGTGCTTCGAGAGGTCGTTCTCCTCAAAGTACGCATCGACCCGATCGCGGAGCTCGCTCGTGAATTCTTTCGACTTCTGGTTGTCGAAGGAGACGGTGGACTGAGCCATAGGGGGGCGGGCACTTTTAGAAAAACAGCAGATTCACGCCGTTAGTGTGGGAATAGGGTTACTCCAGTTGGTGGATTGTCCCAGCTTCGGTCAAGCCCGTTTCATTTCAGCAGTTGGACTGAAGGAGCACTCAACGCAGCTGATTAACCCTATATCATCCAAAAGTACAAAAGCGTTTATCCAAATGCGTACCGCATTTCTCTATGAAGAGTGGCCCCACAGCGAGAAACGGTGATGAGAAACAAAAAAGCGGCACCGTGGATCACTCCACGATGCCGCCGACACCTTGGGTAGTGCTGCGCTCACACGTCCAGACGCGCGAGCGAAGCGAGCGCTACCCCATGTTTTCCACAATCGCCTGGCCGAACTCGCTGCACTTCAGGAGCTCCGCGTCCTCCATGTTGCGCTCGAAGTCGTACGTCACGCGCTTCTGGCGGATCGTTTCTTCGAGCCCGTCGATGATGGCGTCCGCGGCCTCCTCCCAGCCCATGTAACGGAACATCATCTCGCCCGAGAGGATCAGCGAGCTCGGATTTACCTTGTCCATGCCCGCGTACTTCGGCGCGGTGCCGTGCGTGGCCTCAAAGAGCGCCCGGCCCGTGTTGTAGTTGATGTTGGCGCCCGGCGCAATGCCGATGCCGCCGACCTCGGCCGCCATCGCGTCGGAGATGTAGTCGCCGTTGAGGTTCATCGTGGCGATCACGTCGTACTCGTCCGGCCGCAGGAGAATCTGCTGCAGGAAGGCGTCGGCGATGTAGTCCTTGATGATGATCTCGCGCCCGTCGTCGGTGGTAAGCACCTGCCAGGGCCCGCCGTCGAGGTCCTCCGAGCCGTACTCTTCCTTCGCGACCTCGTAGCCCCAGTCGCGGAAGGCGCCCTCGGTGAATTTCATGATGTTGCCCTTGTGAACGAGCGTCACGCTGTCGCGCCCGCGCTCAATGGCGTAGTCGATGGCGGAGCGGACGAGGCGCTTCGTGCCCTCCTCCGAGATCGGCTTCACGCCGATGGCCGTGGAGTCGGGGAAGCGGATCGCCGTCTCGCCCATCTCCTCAATCAAGAACTTCTTGACCTTCTCGTTTTCCTCCGTGCCCATCTCGTACTCGATGCCCGCGTAGATGTCCTCCGAGTTCTCGCGGAAGGTCACCATGTCCACGAGCTCCGGCTCCTTGAGGGGGGAGGGCACGTTGGGGAAGTGGCGCACCGGGCGGACGCAGGCAAAGAGGTCGAGCTCCTGCCGCAGCGCCACGTTGAGCGAGCGGATGCCGCCGCCGACCGGGGTCGTGAGGGGGCCTTTGATGGCGACGAGGTATTCGCGAATGGCCTCGAAGGTGTCCTCGGGGAGCCACTCGTCGTACTCGTCCTGCGCCTTGCCGCCGGCGTACACCTCGAACCACTCAATCTCGCGATCATTGCCGTAGGCCGTTTCAACAGCGGCGTCGAAGACCGGCTGTGTGGCGTTCCAGATGTCGGGGCCGGTGCCGTCGCCTTCGATGAACGGAATGATGGGATGGTCGGGGACCTCCAGCGTGTCGCCCGACTTGGTGATGGGCTCGCCATCGGTGGGGGGGGCGAGGTCGTTGAAGGAGGGGGCAACGTCGGTGCTCATGGGTGAGTTGGATTGGTCAACATATCAGAAATCACGATGCAGGTGGGCGTCGTTGTGGACGCGGCGCTGCAGGATCGGTTTGATCCGTAGGGGAGAGCCGGTTGAGTCACGACAGAGTGCGGGCCTCCCTCTCTCGTGAAAAATTCGCTTCCGTTGCACGAATCGATAACAACGTACGGGGTGAGACGGACTCGATCTACGCCGAACTATTAGGAAATACGAAAAAAACAACAGGGAGCACGTCAGAGGCGCCCGCAGAGGTCGCGCAGTCGCAATTCCCAGACCTTGAAAGCAGCCTCACGGACGATGGCCTTGCTCATTTTGGACTGTCCCTCCGTGCGTTCAGTAAAGATGACGGGGACCTCCTGAATCGAAAAGCCCGCCCGCCAGGTGCGGTAGTGCATTTCAACCTGGAAGGCATAGCCGTCAGAGTTGACCCGGTCGAGGGGGAGCGCCTCCAGAACACGGCGATCAAAGCACTTGAAGCCAGCCGTGACGTCCTGAATGGGCATCTGTGTGATGCTTCGGGTGTAGATGCCGGCGGCGTAGGAGAGCACGAGGCGGGAAAGGGGCCAGTCGATCACGCGGACGCCGCCGACGTAGCGGGAGCCGATGGCCAGGTCGGCCTTGCCGCTGCGCACTGTTTCGATGAGGCGGGGCAGGTCGTCGGGGTCGTGCGAGAGGTCGGCATCCATCTCGCAAATATACGTGTAATCGTGCGCCAGGGCGTATCGGAAGCCCCGCAGGTACGCAGTCCCCAGTCCGAGCTTTCCCGCACGTTCAATGAGGTCGATGCGGTCGGGGGCGTCCTCCATTGCCGAGCGGACGACCTCCGCCGTCCCGTCGGTGGAGTTGTCGTCCACCACAAGGACGGAGATGGGCGTGGGCTGGGCGAGCACGAGGTCGAGGACATGCCCAATGTTGTCGGCCTCATTATAGGTAGGAATGATGACCAGCGCGTCGGTAGACGCTTCTTTCTCAGGAGAAGAAGTCACCAATGCAAAGCGGTCTGGTGCGAAGAGCAGAAAAGACGGACCGGGGCGAACGGGATGCGGCGCCTAAATCGACCACAAACCTAATTGGTGGAATCCGAAATGACAATGAGCGTGGGGAGATCCACGAAGATTGATCGCAGTCGAAACCGAGGGTCGGGGCTCAGATACAAAGGCGTGGAAAAATTGCTTCTTTCGTCACGAACGACGACGTTTAGTACTGCCGGCTCGGATGTCCGAGCCCGGCCGGCCGCGACGGCAGAGACGGGATGCCCGTTTTTCGTTGTGGTTCGCTGCTTTTCTACAACTGACCTGGACGCGAGACATGGCTGACACGAATGATCAGGCAAAGGCCGACGGCACGACGGATAAGGCCGCCACGACTGAGAAGCAGTCCAGTCCTCTCTCGGGCGACGGGGCCTCCGACGAACCGGAGGGGCCGTGGACTCAGCAATCCATCGACATTCCGGAAGGCCCTCTTGAAGAGACGGTCTCCTTCGACACGTATCCGGCCGACCAGGTCGGACACGAGGATTTGGGGATTGAGGACGAAGAGGTGCTCGACCTGCTCCGTAGCATGCTGCTGCAGCGCCGCTTTGAGAATCGCTGCCGACAGATGTACCAGCAGCAAAAGATCTCAGGCTTTCTGCATCTCTACATCGGACAGGAAGCCGTCTCGACCGGGAGCATCAATGCCATTCGGCTCGGGGAGGACTCGGTGATTACCGCCTACCGGGATCACGGCATGGGGCTGGCAATGGGCATGACGCCCGAGGAGTGCATGGCGGAATTGTTTGGGAAGGAGACCGGATGCTCGAAAGGCAAGGGGGGGTCGATGCACTTCTTCGACAACGAGAGGAAGATGATGGGGGGGCATGCTATTGTCGGGGCACACCTGCCGCTTAGCACGGGCATTGCCTTTGCGAACAAGTATCGAGGCGAGGACAACGTCTGTCTTTGCTTCTTTGGCGACGGGGCCATGCATCAGGGCGCCTTCCGCGAGGCCTGTAATCTGGCCGGCATCTACGATCTGCCCGTGGTTTTCATCTGTGAGAATAACCAGTACGCGATGGGCACGGCGGTCGACCGGGTCGTAAGCAAGCCGGACCTCTTCAAGCATGGGTACAACTTCGATTTTCCCTGCTCCCTCGCCAGCGGGATGGACGTGTTCAGCGTTAACAAGGCCGTGAAGGATCACGTCGAGAATTATGCCCGCAAGGGGCAGCCGTCGATGCTGGAGGTGCGCACGTACCGGTATCAGGGCCACTCCATCACGGACCCGGCCGAGTACCGTGCAGAAAATGAGCTCGACCAGCGGAAGAGCGAAGATGCGATCCATCGCCTTCAGCAGTATATCGTGGACCACGACCTCGCCACGAATGAAGACATCGATGCGATCGACAGTGAGGTGCAAGAGGAGGTAGCCGATGCCATTGACGCTGCCGATGCAGCAGACTTCCCGGATGATGAGGCCATCTACGACCACATCTACGCTCAGGAGGACTATCCCTTCACCACTTAGTGAATGCGGAATTGGGAGTGGGGATTGCGGAATGATGCGTGATCCCGAAAAGTGCTCCCGGTCCGTCCACTCCACAGTCCGAATTCCAAATTCCACACTCGAACGACATGGCAACGCTGCAATTTCGTGAGGCGCTGCGCGCCGCGATGACAGAAGAGATGGAGCGCGACGAGAATATCTTCCTCATTGGGGAAGAGGTGGCCGAGTACGACGGGGCCTATAAGGTGAGCAAAGGCATGCTCGACCAGTTTGGGTCCGACCGCGTGATCGATTCGCCCATCAGCGAGCTCGGCTTTGCGGGGCTCGGCATCGGCGCGGCAATGAACGGCCTTCGTCCCATCGTCGAGTTTATGACGTTCAATTTCTCCTTCGTGGCCTTCGACCAGGTCATCAACAATGCGCCCAACATGCGATACATGTCGGGGGGGCAGTTTGACGTGCCCATCGTCTTTCGGGGGCCCAACGGGGCGGCCGGGCAGCTTGCGGCCACGCACTCGAATTCGACCGAGGCCCTGTATTCGAACTTTCCCGGGCTCAAGGTCGTGGCGCCGTCTATCCCGGACGACGGGAAGGGCCTGCTCAAGAGCGCCATTCGCGACGACGATCCGGTCGTCTTCCTCGAAAGTGAGCTCATGTATGGGATGAAAGATGAGGTCAGCGAGGAGGCGGACTACACGATCCCACTCGGCACGGCCCGCGTGGCCCGAGAAGGGGACGACGTCACCATTGTGGCCCACAGCAAGAGCTATCATGTGGCCTTGCAGGCGGCCGATCAGCTGGCGGAACAGGGCTATGAGGCGGAGGTCATCGATCCGCGCACAATCAAGCCTCTCGACATCGAGACGATCGTACAGTCGGTGGTGAAAACCAACCGCCTCGTCGTAGTGGACGAGAGTAATCCTTTTGCCAGTGTGGCGTCGGAGGTGACCCATCAGGTGCAGGACCGCGCCTTCGACTATCTCGATGCGCCCATCCTCCGCGTTACCGCTCCCGACACACCCGCGCCCTACGCGCCGAATCTGATGGACGAGTACATGCCCAGTGCAGAAGAAACCGTGGACGCCTGCCGTCGCGTCCTCTACGCGGAGTGACGTTTTTCGAGTGTCGAATTGTGAATTGACGAATCGACACTCCCCACCGTTCTCATTCGACATTCGAACCTCGCAACTCGAAACTGATTTATGGCGATTCCGATCGAAATGCCGAAGCTGAGCGACACCATGGAGGAGGGGGTCCTCTCCGCGTGGCTGGTGGATGAAGGGGAAGAGGTGTCGTCCGGGGATATCCTCGCGCAGGTCGAGACGGACAAGGCGACGATGGACCTGGAGGCCTTCGATGAAGGGATACTCCTCAAGAAAATGATTGAGGAAGGCGATGCAGTGCCCATCGGGCAGCTGATCGCCGTGATTGGAGAAGAGGGAGAAGATATTTCTGATATCCTGTCTGAGCACGACGACGGCACGGGCGCCGCCGAAGAACCGGAGCCGGCGGACGAGTCGTCCGATGATGCTGCTGCACAGACCCCAGACACCGATGCCGTTGAGGAGCCGGTCGGGGACGGTCAGCTTTCGGACCGAACGCCGGAGCCGGTGCCCGCCGGAACGGACGCGGAGGGACGCCGCATTAAGGCGTCGCCGCTTGCTCGTCGAATCGCCGACGAACACGACGTAGATCTTCTCCAGGTCGACGGATCGGGGCCGGAGGGGCGCATCGTGCGCCGCGACGTAGAGGCGCGCATTGAGGAGCGGGAGCGCGCTCCCGAGCCGGCGCAAACGCCGCAACCGGCCATGGAGACGCCCTCGTACGACCTCCCGGACGACGAGGCGCTATACGAGAGCGAGAACATTTCGCAGATGCGGAAGACGATTGCCCGGCGTCTGGCGGAGAGCAAGTACTCGTCGCCGCACTTTTATCTCACCGTCGACATCGACGTGGAGCGGGCCGTCGAGCTTCGTTCGGAGCTTAACGAGCTTGCCGAGCAGCAGGACCGTGCGAAGATTTCCTTCAACGATCTCATCACGAAGGCCTGCGCGCTCTCGCTTAAGAACCATCCCTATGTTAATGCTTCCTATCTCGCCGACGAGGGCGAGATTCGGAAGCACAATCACGTGCATATTGGCATTGCGGTGGCGATTGACGAAGGCCTCATCACGCCGGTGGTCCGCAATGCGGATCGGAAGGGGCTTACGGAGATTGCGCGGGAGACGCGCGAGCTTGCCGAGCGGGCGCGCAACCGCGACCTGGAGCCGGAGGAATTCGAAGGCGCGACCTTCACGACGAGCAACCTTGGCATGTTTGGGGTGGAAGAATTCACGGCCATCATTAATCCGCCGAACTCGGCGATCCTGGCGATTGGAGAGATCCGCGACACGCCGGTTGTGGAAGACGGCGAGGTCGTGCCGGGCAAGCGCATGAAGGTCACGCTCTCCTGCGATCACCGAGTCGTGGATGGGGCACTTGGGGCCCAGTTCCTCGACAGCGTCCGTTCGTACCTGGAGGAGCCGATGAATCTGCTGTTGTAGGCAGTGGCGTCGGGGACCAACGGTAGGGGCGGAGGTGTCGCCCCTGTGTCGTTTGAGCCCCGTATTGCCTATTTCGTATTCCGTCTTTTCGACGACTGGTATGCGGAATGCGCGATACGAAATACCGACCGGTTGCCATTGCCAGATTTTCACCCGATTGGCGTTTCTTGACGGAGAAAATGTATCCGTACGAAGCTGCTGAATCATGACCCTCGCCCACCTGTCGGATCTGCATTTCGGGCGCATTGCCCATCCCGGCATTGTGGATGCTCTGGTTGACGAAGTGAATGGGGGGGCGGTTGAGCTTGTGGTGCTCAGCGGCGACTTGACGCAGCGGGCCCGGCACTCGGAATTTGAGGCCGCGCGGGCGATGCTCGATCGCATATCTCCGCCTGTTCTCGTCGTTGCGGGGAATCATGACGTGTATCCCTGGTGGCGCCCAGTGCGACGCTTGGCGACGCCCCTCCGGCGCTACCAGCGATACATCACCGCCGACCTGGCGCCGTCCTTCGTGACCGACGATGTGGCCGTGCAGGGGCTCACCAGTGCCTTCGGCGCCACCATAAAGGGAGGGCGGATTGGGCCGGGGGATCGGCAGGTTCTCCGTACCGCCTTCGAGGACGTCGGGGCGGAGGCCTTCCGGGTGCTCGTGCTGCACCATCACCTCACGGAGCTCCAGTCCCTTGGGCCCCACGATGTGGCCCGTCAGGCTCGCAAAACGCTCGATGCCGCGGTCGAGGTTGGGGTGGATCTCATCCTCTGTGGTCATCTTCACATTTCCCAGATTGAGCCGATTACCATCATTCCGGGGGAGCGGCGCATCATCGTCGCGAGTGCGGGAACGGCCACGAGCAACCGGTGGCGAACGTCTCATGGACCCACAAATTTCTACAACGTCCTCTCGATTGAAGACGAGGCGTTTCACATCGAAGAACGTCGATATGTCCCGTCGGACGAACACTTCGTGCGGGAGAGTACGACTCGTTTTGACCGGACGCCGGCGGTCGTGTCTGGCTGATCTCCCGACTGGTCACGGTCCTACTTTGGCCGGTCTGAAGCGCCTGTGACCCCACCGCTGCGGCGAGGCGGACGATGGACGTCATCAGGGAGCACCGCCCCGGATGCTCCCCGGGACGTTACGCCAATGCCGATTCGCGACCGGAATCGCGGACGAACATGCACGTCGAGTCGGTTTGGGTCACCAGGTCTCGGATCGTATCGAAGTCCGGGTCCGGCTGGAGTCCAAAGATGTTGAGGTCGGCCTGGGGGGCTTCCGGCACGTATTCGTTGAAGGGCTTGGGGCCCACGACGGCCTCCGCATTTGGGAACCGTCCCAGATCCATCAGCTTCTCCAGGAAATCCTGGGCCTTTTCCTGCTCGTTGGGATCGGGGACGGCTGTAACCACCCGCATCCGGGCGTTCCAGTTCTGCGACAGCTTGTAGGCAGTGAGGAGGGCTAGGTCCAGATTGCCGATCTCCATTGACAAGCGCCAGTCCGGCGTGCGGTCTTTGATCCAGACGTTGATGGTCTGCCGTTGTCCGAGCGCGGCCCGGGGGTGAGGAGCATACAGAAGCACGCCGACACTTTCTCGCTCGGCCTCCTGAATGACGTTGTGGTAGTCGGCCTCCCGGTCCGGCGAGTCCGGCATGCGGAGAAAGACGATGTTTGGGCGAAAGAAGGCCCCGCGGAGTGCCTGCATCCCCGCCCGGAGTCCATCGGCAAAGCCGCCGGCGTCGATGAGCGTAGCGGAGGCGAAAACCCCACGATCGCGGAAGGAGTCCGTGAGCGTTTCAATTTGCCGGTCCAGTACCTCGGGCGTGCCGTTGGGACTGAGGCCCACAATTTTAACCGATCCCTGCGGGTGGGTAAGGTCCTGGATGGTGAGGAACGAGCCGCGGAGGTCGCTGGCCGTTTCGACGGGCACGAGCAGATTGGGCTTCCAGGCGCGCTCCTGCATGGTGGGGAGTTCCGTGACCTTCTTGGCCGCCCATTCGGCCAGCGCGACGAACATGCCGCTGCGGACGTCCTCGAACGGTGCGTCGAGCTGTCGTCGAGCAAGAATCGCGTAGAAGCCGAGCGTGACGATCAGCGCGACGAAGCTAATCGTGGGATTGATAATGAACATGGCCAGCAGCGAGCCCAGCAGGCCGAGAAAAGAAACCCAGAGCGGAATACGAAGGCGGGGGCGGAAGCTTACGAGATCGAGGCTCTGTTCAATGAGCACCGCGGCGCAGATCATCGCGTAGGTGACCAGAAAGAACATTGTGATCAGTGGGGCGATGGCATTGAGGTCGCGCACCAGCAACGAGCCAAAGATTAGAGCCCCGGTCACCATCATCGAATGGCGGGGTTCTCCGTTTTCAGAGAGCTCGGCCAACCAGTCGGAGCCCGGCACCACTTGATGGGCGCCCATGGCCTGTAAGATCCGTCCGGCTCCCACCATAGACGCCAGGGCGGAAGAGAAGGTCGCCCCCAGCAGACCGGCGAGAACGGCGGTTGGCCAGTAGGCCTTATCCATCATTACCGTGTAGTTGCTCGTCAGCTCCTGTGGGGTGGCCGAGCGCGCCAGCCAAATGGCCAGGAGCACGTAGATGACGAACGATACCCCGATGGCAGCGAGGGTGCCGATCGGGATGCTGCGCTTCGGGTCTTTGAGATCGCCACTCATGTTGGCGCCGGCCATAATGCCCGTCGTCGCAGGGAAGAAGACGGCAAAGACGATCCAGAAGGAGGACCCGCCGAAATCATTTTCCGGAGAGCCGACAAAGTCGCCCCAGAGCTGAATCTCGCCAAGGCCGTATTGCATGGAGCCGGTTGCGGCTGCCGTTCCGATGGATATGAGGGAGGCAACAATGACGCCCATGATGAGATACTGCACGCGGATGGCGAAGTCCGCGCTCACGTATGCAATGCCGTACAGCACGGCGAAGGTGGCGGCGTCGACGAGAAGTGCCGGATGGCCGGGGAAGAGGTAGAGCCAGCCTTCGCGGAAGCCGAAGATGTACATGGTCACAGCCAGGGCCTGCGACAGATACCGTGGGATGCCCACGCTTCCGCCCACCTCTAGGCCCAGCGACTGTGCAATGACGGCGTACGCCCCGCCCGCCCCAATCCGAATATTCGTGGTGATGGACGACATGGCGAGCGCCGTGCACAGTGTAATGCTGAAGCCCAGGGTGATGATGAGAAGTCCCCCGATCAGCCCTGCATTTCCGATGATCCATCCCTCTCGCAGGTACATGATGACCCCGAGAATCGTGAGGAGCGTCGGGGTGAAGACCCCTCCAAACGTACCGAACTGCTTGCGGCCCG is part of the Salinibacter sp. 10B genome and encodes:
- a CDS encoding amino acid permease translates to MPDSASGSGSSSNGSSAPDSDSPEAASPASEHTAELDESLQPEDAPISGRKQFGTFGGVFTPTLLTILGVIMYLREGWIIGNAGLIGGLLIITLGFSITLCTALAMSSITTNIRIGAGGAYAVIAQSLGLEVGGSVGIPRYLSQALAVTMYIFGFREGWLYLFPGHPALLVDAATFAVLYGIAYVSADFAIRVQYLIMGVIVASLISIGTAAATGSMQYGLGEIQLWGDFVGSPENDFGGSSFWIVFAVFFPATTGIMAGANMSGDLKDPKRSIPIGTLAAIGVSFVIYVLLAIWLARSATPQELTSNYTVMMDKAYWPTAVLAGLLGATFSSALASMVGAGRILQAMGAHQVVPGSDWLAELSENGEPRHSMMVTGALIFGSLLVRDLNAIAPLITMFFLVTYAMICAAVLIEQSLDLVSFRPRLRIPLWVSFLGLLGSLLAMFIINPTISFVALIVTLGFYAILARRQLDAPFEDVRSGMFVALAEWAAKKVTELPTMQERAWKPNLLVPVETASDLRGSFLTIQDLTHPQGSVKIVGLSPNGTPEVLDRQIETLTDSFRDRGVFASATLIDAGGFADGLRAGMQALRGAFFRPNIVFLRMPDSPDREADYHNVIQEAERESVGVLLYAPHPRAALGQRQTINVWIKDRTPDWRLSMEIGNLDLALLTAYKLSQNWNARMRVVTAVPDPNEQEKAQDFLEKLMDLGRFPNAEAVVGPKPFNEYVPEAPQADLNIFGLQPDPDFDTIRDLVTQTDSTCMFVRDSGRESALA
- a CDS encoding pyruvate dehydrogenase complex dihydrolipoamide acetyltransferase — encoded protein: MAIPIEMPKLSDTMEEGVLSAWLVDEGEEVSSGDILAQVETDKATMDLEAFDEGILLKKMIEEGDAVPIGQLIAVIGEEGEDISDILSEHDDGTGAAEEPEPADESSDDAAAQTPDTDAVEEPVGDGQLSDRTPEPVPAGTDAEGRRIKASPLARRIADEHDVDLLQVDGSGPEGRIVRRDVEARIEERERAPEPAQTPQPAMETPSYDLPDDEALYESENISQMRKTIARRLAESKYSSPHFYLTVDIDVERAVELRSELNELAEQQDRAKISFNDLITKACALSLKNHPYVNASYLADEGEIRKHNHVHIGIAVAIDEGLITPVVRNADRKGLTEIARETRELAERARNRDLEPEEFEGATFTTSNLGMFGVEEFTAIINPPNSAILAIGEIRDTPVVEDGEVVPGKRMKVTLSCDHRVVDGALGAQFLDSVRSYLEEPMNLLL
- a CDS encoding metallophosphoesterase; this encodes MTLAHLSDLHFGRIAHPGIVDALVDEVNGGAVELVVLSGDLTQRARHSEFEAARAMLDRISPPVLVVAGNHDVYPWWRPVRRLATPLRRYQRYITADLAPSFVTDDVAVQGLTSAFGATIKGGRIGPGDRQVLRTAFEDVGAEAFRVLVLHHHLTELQSLGPHDVARQARKTLDAAVEVGVDLILCGHLHISQIEPITIIPGERRIIVASAGTATSNRWRTSHGPTNFYNVLSIEDEAFHIEERRYVPSDEHFVRESTTRFDRTPAVVSG